A genomic segment from Glycine soja cultivar W05 chromosome 18, ASM419377v2, whole genome shotgun sequence encodes:
- the LOC114395286 gene encoding ribosome biogenesis protein BRX1 homolog 1-like — MGKKRKHSETTQSVAQPKKEDAAPERPARTLLGWKDKNQVEDNNSADSPIFRNKEKLLVTCSRRINYRYRHLMLNLVTLLPHCKKDNKVESKETEGATLNELVELKNCSSCLFFECRKHKDLYLWMAKCPNGPSVKFLVSAVHTMEELKLTGNHLQGSRPILTFSANFEKDAHWKLLKEMLLQIFETPKDHRKAKPFHDHVFVFSIVDDHIWFRNYQISVHHNEADKLPRGGLDKMTLIEVGPRFCLNPIKIFGGSFGGPTLYENPLYVSPNQIRALEKKKKAGKFAKKVKAKTRRKMHEMSNPLEPDEFADMWKD, encoded by the exons AtgggaaagaagagaaaacacaGTGAGACTACTCAAAGTGTGGCACAGCCCAAAAAGGAAGATGCTGCTCCAGAGAGACCAGCAAGGACCCTTTTGGGGTGGAAGGATAAGAATCAAGTTGAGGATAATAATAGTGCTGATTCACCAATATTTAGGAACAAAGAGAAGCTATTGGTCACTTGCTCTAGGCGCATCAATTACAG GTACCGGCATTTGATGTTGAATTTGGTGACACTTTTGCCCCATTGCAAGAAGGATAACAAAGTTGAATCAAAGGAAACTGAAGGAGCCACCCTCAACGAGCTTGTTGAGCTCAAAAATTGTTcctcttgtttattttttgag TGCAGGAAGCATAAAGATCTTTATCTCTGGATGGCAAAATGCCCCAATGGCCCATCTGTAAAATTTCTAGTTAGTGCTG TTCACACAATGGAGGAATTGAAGCTTACGGGAAATCACCTACAGGGTTCCCGTCCAATTTTGACATTTTCagcaaattttgaaaaagatGCACATTGGAAACTATTAAAGGAGATGTTGTTACAG ATATTTGAAACACCAAAGGACCACAGAAAGGCTAAGCCTTTCCATGATCACGTTTTTGTTTTCTCAATAGTTGATGACCATATATGGTTCCGGAATTACCAg ATCTCTGTTCATCATAATGAAGCGGACAAATTACCTAGAGGTGGCCTTGATAAAATGACATTGATTGAG GTCGGCCCGCGATTCTGCTTGAacccaattaaaatatttggtgGCAGTTTTGGAGGCCCAACTTTATACGAGAATCCACTCTATGTGTCACCGAATCAG ATTCGAGCTttggagaaaaagaagaaggccGGAAAGTTTGCAAAGAAGGTCAAAGCAAAGACAAGGAGGAAAATGCACGAGATGTCCAATCCTCTGGAGCCTGATGAGTTTGCAGATATgtggaaagattga
- the LOC114394419 gene encoding zinc finger protein CONSTANS-LIKE 2-like isoform X1 — MLEGQATTPTWPRMCDTCRSVPSTVFCRSHTAFLCATCDTRLHVSLTWHERVWVCEACERAPAAFLCKADAASLCASCDADIHAANPLASRHHRVPILPIAAANNNNNDDDDVADIDDEDETASWLLLNPIKSATVPNTNNNNNNNGFLYNGEVDEYLDLVDNCNSCGDNNHFASAAATTDHYAQHQHFAGVSQKSYAGDSVVPVQQHQHFQLGLEFDNSKPAFSYNGSVSQSVSVSSMDIGVVPESPMRDVSIAHTRPPKGTIDLFSGPPIQVPSHFSPMDREARVLRYREKKKMRKFEKTIRYASRKAYAETRPRIKGRFAKRTDVEAEVDQMFSTTLITEVGYGIVPSF, encoded by the exons ATGTTGGAGGGCCAAGCAACAACGCCCACGTGGCCGCGCATGTGCGACACGTGCCGCTCCGTCCCCTCCACCGTCTTCTGCCGCTCCCACACCGCCTTTCTCTGCGCCACGTGCGACACTCGCCTCCACGTCTCGCTCACGTGGCACGAGCGCGTGTGGGTGTGCGAGGCGTGCGAGCGCGCCCCGGCGGCGTTCCTCTGCAAGGCCGACGCCGCCTCCCTCTGCGCCTCCTGCGACGCCGACATCCACGCCGCCAACCCCCTCGCCAGCCGCCACCACCGCGTCCCCATCCTCCCCATCGCCGccgccaacaacaacaacaacgacgACGACGACGTTGCTGACATTGACGACGAAGACGAAACCGCTTCATGGCTCTTGCTCAACCCTATCAAGAGTGCTACTGTCCCTAACaccaataacaataacaataataacggGTTCTTGTATAACGGTGAGGTTGATGAGTATTTGGACCTTGTTGATAATTGTAACTCTTGTGGTGATAATAATCACTTCGCTTCAGCTGCTGCTACTACTGATCATTACGCTCAGCACCAACATTTCGCTGGTGTTTCTCAGAAGAGTTATGCTGGGGACAGTGTTGTTCCGGTTCAGCAACACCAGCATTTTCAGCTTGGGTTGGAGTTTGACAACTCCAAACCTGCCTTCAGTTACAATGGTTCTGTTAGTCAAAGT GTTTCAGTTTCATCAATGGATATTGGTGTTGTACCTGAATCACCAATGAGGGATGTCTCAATTGCCCATACAAGACCCCCCAAAGGGACAATTGACCTATTTTCTGGACCTCCAATTCAGGTGCCTTCCCATTTTTCTCCAATGGACAGGGAGGCCAGAGTCCTAAGGTACAGGGAGAAAAAGAAGATGAGAAAATTTGAGAAGACAATCAGGTATGCCTCAAGGAAGGCCTATGCAGAGACTAGACCTCGTATAAAAGGTCGATTTGCCAAGAGAACAGATGTAGAAGCTGAAGTGGATCAGATGTTCTCGACAACACTAATTACAGAAGTTGGATATGGAATTGTTCCCTCTTTCTGA
- the LOC114394419 gene encoding zinc finger protein CONSTANS-LIKE 2-like isoform X2, with protein sequence MLEGQATTPTWPRMCDTCRSVPSTVFCRSHTAFLCATCDTRLHVSLTWHERVWVCEACERAPAAFLCKADAASLCASCDADIHAANPLASRHHRVPILPIAAANNNNNDDDDVADIDDEDETASWLLLNPIKSATVPNTNNNNNNNGFLYNAAATTDHYAQHQHFAGVSQKSYAGDSVVPVQQHQHFQLGLEFDNSKPAFSYNGSVSQSVSVSSMDIGVVPESPMRDVSIAHTRPPKGTIDLFSGPPIQVPSHFSPMDREARVLRYREKKKMRKFEKTIRYASRKAYAETRPRIKGRFAKRTDVEAEVDQMFSTTLITEVGYGIVPSF encoded by the exons ATGTTGGAGGGCCAAGCAACAACGCCCACGTGGCCGCGCATGTGCGACACGTGCCGCTCCGTCCCCTCCACCGTCTTCTGCCGCTCCCACACCGCCTTTCTCTGCGCCACGTGCGACACTCGCCTCCACGTCTCGCTCACGTGGCACGAGCGCGTGTGGGTGTGCGAGGCGTGCGAGCGCGCCCCGGCGGCGTTCCTCTGCAAGGCCGACGCCGCCTCCCTCTGCGCCTCCTGCGACGCCGACATCCACGCCGCCAACCCCCTCGCCAGCCGCCACCACCGCGTCCCCATCCTCCCCATCGCCGccgccaacaacaacaacaacgacgACGACGACGTTGCTGACATTGACGACGAAGACGAAACCGCTTCATGGCTCTTGCTCAACCCTATCAAGAGTGCTACTGTCCCTAACaccaataacaataacaataataacggGTTCTTGTATAACG CTGCTGCTACTACTGATCATTACGCTCAGCACCAACATTTCGCTGGTGTTTCTCAGAAGAGTTATGCTGGGGACAGTGTTGTTCCGGTTCAGCAACACCAGCATTTTCAGCTTGGGTTGGAGTTTGACAACTCCAAACCTGCCTTCAGTTACAATGGTTCTGTTAGTCAAAGT GTTTCAGTTTCATCAATGGATATTGGTGTTGTACCTGAATCACCAATGAGGGATGTCTCAATTGCCCATACAAGACCCCCCAAAGGGACAATTGACCTATTTTCTGGACCTCCAATTCAGGTGCCTTCCCATTTTTCTCCAATGGACAGGGAGGCCAGAGTCCTAAGGTACAGGGAGAAAAAGAAGATGAGAAAATTTGAGAAGACAATCAGGTATGCCTCAAGGAAGGCCTATGCAGAGACTAGACCTCGTATAAAAGGTCGATTTGCCAAGAGAACAGATGTAGAAGCTGAAGTGGATCAGATGTTCTCGACAACACTAATTACAGAAGTTGGATATGGAATTGTTCCCTCTTTCTGA